The Deltaproteobacteria bacterium genome window below encodes:
- a CDS encoding ABC transporter substrate-binding protein: MRKETIRSRIVICATWIWMLALAVPAMAQNPFTIVHRGIEFAERGKPVTISVTIEPDSQLEYASVFYRRAGNRSYSQLYLQKIKGGNYKADIEAKAVTPEGLEYYISAVNRRAEEFVLFASPEKPQVISTKRVSVIVTEKIDRYDKVVEGIRSALKAEIEIYDMNRDDNQGRTIVDRLVKATDKPDLIVTVGLGASRLCRDHVKNIPVLFSMVTNPQREDLKTKNMTGLSLDVPVKAQLVTFKSVVPKIQKVGVLYDPKNTGDLIEQARFIAPSQGFEILPVRVDDPSDLANALRKFEGGIDALWLVPDRTVVRGDTIKLILKFTLDRKIPFFVFERSFVTAGALVGLSPDLFDIGRKVGDLSNRVLGGADPGLITIASPDKLMVTLNNETAKAIGVDRTIALNVMQYAAENGFPIEIVGSR; the protein is encoded by the coding sequence GTGAGGAAAGAGACTATCCGCAGCAGGATCGTGATTTGTGCCACATGGATCTGGATGCTGGCGCTTGCCGTCCCGGCGATGGCCCAGAATCCCTTCACGATCGTCCACCGCGGCATCGAGTTCGCCGAGCGGGGCAAGCCGGTCACGATCAGCGTCACGATCGAGCCCGACAGCCAGCTCGAATACGCCTCGGTGTTCTACCGCCGCGCCGGCAACCGCAGCTACTCGCAGCTCTACCTCCAGAAGATCAAGGGCGGGAACTACAAGGCGGATATCGAGGCCAAGGCCGTCACTCCTGAGGGGCTCGAATACTACATCTCCGCCGTCAACCGCCGCGCCGAGGAGTTCGTCCTGTTCGCCTCGCCGGAGAAGCCGCAGGTCATCTCCACCAAGCGCGTCTCGGTCATCGTGACCGAGAAGATCGACCGGTACGACAAGGTGGTCGAGGGAATCCGCTCGGCCCTCAAGGCGGAAATCGAGATCTACGACATGAACCGGGACGACAACCAGGGCCGGACCATCGTGGACCGGCTGGTGAAGGCCACCGACAAGCCCGACCTCATCGTCACGGTGGGCCTGGGCGCCTCGCGCCTGTGCCGCGACCATGTGAAGAACATCCCGGTGCTCTTCTCGATGGTAACCAATCCCCAGCGCGAGGACCTCAAGACCAAGAACATGACCGGCCTGTCGCTGGACGTGCCGGTGAAGGCGCAGCTCGTCACCTTCAAGAGCGTCGTACCCAAGATACAGAAGGTCGGCGTCCTCTATGATCCCAAGAACACCGGCGACCTCATCGAGCAGGCCCGCTTCATCGCCCCCTCGCAGGGGTTCGAGATCCTCCCCGTCCGGGTGGATGACCCGAGCGATCTGGCGAACGCGCTCCGCAAGTTCGAGGGCGGCATTGACGCCCTGTGGCTCGTCCCCGACCGCACCGTCGTCCGGGGCGACACGATAAAGCTGATCCTCAAGTTCACCCTCGACCGCAAGATCCCGTTCTTCGTCTTCGAGCGGTCGTTCGTCACGGCGGGCGCGCTCGTGGGGCTCTCGCCCGACCTGTTCGACATCGGCCGCAAGGTGGGCGACCTGTCCAACCGGGTACTCGGCGGAGCCGACCCCGGCCTCATCACCATCGCCAGCCCCGACAAGCTCATGGTCACGCTCAACAACGAGACGGCCAAGGCGATCGGCGTGGACCGCACCATCGCGCTGAACGTGATGCAGTACGCCGCCGAGAACGGTTTCCCGATCGAGATCGTCGGGTCGCGCTAG
- the gyrA gene encoding DNA gyrase subunit A — protein sequence MPESQTPNTHRTQPISIEDEMRNSYMAYAMSVIVGRALPDIRDGMKPVHRRILYAMLREGLTSDKKHSKCAGVVGEVLKKYHPHGDSAVYDALVRMAQPWNLRYPLIDGQGNFGSVDGDPPAAYRYTESRLTPLAEALMEDIDRETVDFTPNFDGAVMEPVVLPGRIPNLLINGSDGIAVGMATKIPPHNLTELCNAICELIDNPQASIDDLMKHVKGPDFPTAGTIMGRNGIVDAYHTGRGKVIVRAKAEFEEVRKDREAIVVTEIPYQVNKARLIEKIADLVRDKRVEGISDIRDESDRSGMRIVIELKKDANGGVVLNNLYKHTQLQDSYGIIMLGIRGGRPSTLSLKEILQEFIKHRFEVVTRRTAFLLRQARRRAHVLEGFKIALDNLDEVIALIRGSKNPDDAHQGLMAKFGLSDVQAKEILELRLQRLTGMERQKILDELAEVMKLIAELEAILADEKKVYAIIRTETVEMRDRFGDERRTQIAAAAGDIDAEDLIADEPMVVTVSHQGYIKRSSTSLYRSQRRGGKGVIGATTKEEDFVETVFACSTKSYLLIFTTLGRIYWLKVHDIPEGSRIAKGKAIVNLVQIRSGEGERIATVMPLREFTPDQFLLFVTKKGTVKKTSLEDFSRPRPSGIIALGIDEGDELKTVLSCTAGDEIMIGSRKGMAVRFPNGKVRPMGRAAVGVRGIDLDDDDEVVGAAAVRESSTILTVMANGYGKRTPVAEYRITNRGGKGVINANVTEKTGHVVSVERVEDDDQLMLITTHGKLIRINVKEISVIGRNTQGVRLLNVDAGESVSSITRVAGENETAGDDADGGS from the coding sequence ATGCCCGAATCCCAGACCCCGAACACGCACAGAACCCAGCCCATCAGCATCGAGGACGAGATGCGGAACTCGTACATGGCCTATGCCATGTCGGTCATCGTCGGCCGCGCCCTGCCCGATATCCGCGACGGGATGAAGCCGGTCCACCGCCGCATCCTCTATGCGATGCTCCGCGAGGGGCTCACCTCCGACAAGAAGCACTCCAAGTGCGCCGGCGTCGTGGGCGAGGTGCTGAAGAAATACCACCCGCACGGGGACTCGGCCGTCTATGACGCCCTGGTCCGCATGGCCCAGCCCTGGAACCTGCGCTACCCGCTGATCGACGGACAGGGGAACTTCGGCTCGGTGGACGGCGACCCGCCGGCCGCCTACCGGTACACCGAGTCCAGACTGACGCCGCTTGCCGAAGCCCTTATGGAGGATATTGACCGGGAGACGGTCGATTTCACCCCGAACTTCGACGGTGCGGTGATGGAGCCGGTCGTGCTGCCCGGCAGGATTCCGAACCTGCTTATCAACGGCTCGGACGGCATCGCCGTCGGCATGGCGACCAAGATTCCGCCGCACAACCTGACCGAGCTGTGCAATGCCATCTGTGAACTCATTGACAACCCGCAGGCCAGCATCGACGACCTGATGAAGCATGTGAAGGGGCCGGATTTCCCCACCGCCGGGACCATCATGGGCCGCAACGGCATCGTGGACGCCTACCACACCGGCCGCGGCAAGGTGATCGTGCGCGCCAAGGCCGAGTTCGAGGAAGTCCGCAAGGACCGCGAGGCGATCGTCGTCACGGAAATCCCCTACCAGGTGAACAAGGCCCGGCTGATCGAGAAGATCGCCGACCTGGTGCGCGACAAGCGGGTCGAGGGCATCTCCGACATCCGCGACGAATCGGACCGCAGCGGCATGCGGATCGTCATCGAGCTGAAGAAGGACGCCAACGGCGGCGTGGTGCTGAACAACCTGTACAAGCACACGCAGCTCCAGGACAGCTACGGCATCATCATGCTCGGCATCCGCGGCGGGCGCCCCTCTACGCTCTCGCTGAAGGAGATCCTCCAGGAGTTCATCAAGCACCGGTTCGAGGTCGTCACCCGCCGCACCGCCTTCCTGTTGCGTCAGGCCCGGCGCCGGGCGCATGTCCTCGAAGGGTTCAAGATCGCCCTCGACAACCTGGACGAGGTGATCGCGCTGATCCGGGGTTCGAAGAACCCGGACGACGCCCACCAGGGCCTCATGGCGAAGTTCGGCCTGAGCGACGTGCAGGCCAAGGAAATCCTCGAACTCCGCCTCCAGCGCCTCACCGGCATGGAGCGGCAGAAGATCCTCGACGAGCTGGCCGAGGTGATGAAGCTGATCGCCGAACTGGAGGCCATCCTCGCCGACGAGAAGAAGGTTTATGCCATCATCCGCACCGAGACGGTGGAGATGCGCGACCGGTTCGGCGACGAGCGGCGCACGCAGATCGCCGCGGCCGCCGGCGACATCGACGCCGAGGACCTCATCGCCGACGAGCCGATGGTCGTGACCGTGTCCCACCAGGGCTACATCAAGCGCAGTTCCACGTCGCTCTACCGCTCGCAGCGGCGCGGCGGGAAGGGCGTCATCGGCGCCACCACGAAGGAGGAGGATTTCGTCGAGACGGTCTTCGCCTGCTCGACCAAGAGCTACCTCCTCATCTTCACCACCCTGGGCCGCATCTACTGGCTCAAGGTCCACGACATCCCGGAGGGCTCGCGCATCGCCAAGGGCAAGGCGATCGTGAACCTGGTGCAGATACGCTCCGGCGAGGGCGAGCGCATCGCCACGGTGATGCCGCTCCGCGAGTTCACGCCGGACCAGTTCCTGCTGTTCGTCACCAAGAAGGGCACGGTGAAGAAGACCTCGCTGGAGGACTTCTCCCGCCCCAGGCCGAGCGGGATCATCGCGCTCGGCATTGACGAGGGCGACGAGCTGAAGACCGTGCTCTCCTGCACCGCCGGCGACGAGATCATGATCGGCTCGCGCAAGGGGATGGCGGTCCGGTTCCCGAACGGCAAGGTGCGCCCGATGGGCCGCGCCGCCGTGGGTGTCCGCGGCATCGACCTCGATGACGACGACGAGGTGGTGGGTGCGGCCGCCGTCCGGGAGAGTTCGACCATCCTCACCGTCATGGCCAACGGCTACGGCAAGCGCACGCCGGTCGCCGAGTACCGGATCACCAACCGGGGCGGCAAGGGTGTCATCAACGCCAACGTCACGGAGAAGACCGGCCATGTGGTGTCGGTCGAGCGCGTCGAGGACGACGACCAGCTCATGCTCATCACCACCCACGGCAAGCTGATCCGCATCAACGTGAAGGAGATCAGCGTCATCGGCCGCAACACCCAGGGTGTCCGGCTGCTGAACGTGGATGCGGGCGAGTCTGTCAGTTCCATCACCCGCGTTGCCGGCGAGAACGAGACGGCCGGCGACGACGCGGACGGCGGAAGCTGA
- a CDS encoding glutathione S-transferase family protein, with translation MTLYYAPRTRATRPRWLLEELGVPYELVRIDLATGGHKKPEYLAVHPLGVMPALKDGGQTLIESAAICLHLADKYPDKGLAPLPGTPERGEYYQWILFGVATVEPPLGDLFKLQVMTPADKRDPAAIEAAKKKLGAALDVLRKAVAGKEYLVGGRFTVADLMMGSMLSWAKSMELLGGHPELAEYAKRQTGRPAFRKAIAD, from the coding sequence ATTACGCTCTATTACGCCCCCCGCACCCGTGCGACGCGCCCCCGCTGGCTTCTGGAGGAACTCGGTGTTCCCTACGAGCTGGTCCGCATTGACCTCGCCACGGGCGGCCACAAGAAGCCCGAATATCTCGCCGTGCATCCCTTGGGCGTGATGCCGGCACTGAAGGACGGCGGCCAGACGCTGATCGAGTCGGCGGCGATCTGCCTGCATCTGGCCGACAAATACCCGGACAAGGGGCTCGCGCCCCTTCCCGGCACGCCGGAGCGGGGCGAATACTACCAGTGGATCCTGTTCGGCGTGGCGACGGTGGAGCCGCCCTTGGGCGACCTCTTCAAGCTCCAGGTGATGACCCCGGCTGACAAGCGCGACCCAGCCGCCATCGAGGCGGCAAAAAAGAAGCTCGGCGCCGCGCTCGACGTGCTGAGGAAGGCCGTCGCCGGGAAGGAATACCTCGTCGGCGGCAGGTTCACCGTGGCGGACCTCATGATGGGCTCGATGCTCTCCTGGGCGAAATCCATGGAACTGCTCGGCGGCCACCCGGAACTGGCCGAATACGCCAAGCGGCAAACGGGCCGCCCCGCCTTCCGCAAGGCGATTGCGGACTGA
- a CDS encoding kua-ubiquitin conjugating enzyme hybrid localization domain protein, with the protein MRGKTRSYSYSPVHRMLEIAGIAGCLLLSAALFSRSLGLARWIDSPAAWAVFILAVPGGYLLADFVSGFVHWMADRYGTVNTPVFGPNFVRPFREHHVDPKGITRHDFIETNGANCIVSVPLQTGVLLSFPAEGAGLLGLAATAHTLWLCLFVFATNQFHKWAHADTVPGFVRLLQKWRLILPPDHHQIHHTVPFDTYYCITVGWLNPVLATTRFFIVLERILRRTIGLKAGEDDAAWVSGSETRERPSPAET; encoded by the coding sequence ATGCGAGGGAAAACGCGCAGCTACAGCTATTCACCTGTCCACCGGATGCTGGAGATCGCCGGCATCGCCGGGTGCCTCCTGCTGTCGGCGGCGCTGTTCTCGCGCTCGCTGGGGCTCGCCCGCTGGATTGACAGCCCCGCCGCGTGGGCGGTGTTCATCCTGGCCGTTCCCGGCGGCTACCTGCTGGCCGATTTCGTCTCCGGCTTCGTTCACTGGATGGCCGACCGCTACGGCACGGTGAACACGCCGGTTTTCGGCCCGAACTTCGTCCGCCCGTTCCGCGAGCATCATGTGGACCCCAAGGGTATTACCCGGCACGACTTCATCGAGACGAACGGTGCGAACTGCATCGTGTCGGTGCCGCTCCAGACGGGAGTGCTCCTGTCGTTCCCGGCCGAAGGCGCGGGACTCCTCGGCCTCGCCGCCACGGCGCACACGCTCTGGCTCTGCCTGTTCGTCTTCGCCACGAACCAGTTTCACAAGTGGGCCCATGCGGACACCGTTCCCGGTTTCGTCCGGCTTCTCCAGAAGTGGCGGCTCATCCTCCCGCCAGACCACCACCAGATCCACCACACCGTGCCGTTCGATACCTACTACTGCATCACCGTCGGGTGGCTGAACCCGGTGCTGGCTACTACCCGGTTCTTCATCGTGCTGGAACGGATTCTCCGGCGGACCATCGGCCTGAAAGCGGGCGAGGACGATGCGGCATGGGTTTCGGGCAGTGAAACAAGAGAACGGCCGTCACCGGCTGAAACCTGA
- a CDS encoding phage terminase large subunit: protein MAGGLLVPHPRQREFLEAEEKFVLYAGGIGSGKTTAGAIRFLRRARDHDTNGYILANSYEQLDRVAVQVFMSLAEEGGHSPRLIRSRRSIEMKEAPARIFWHSTENYNMLRGVEMGFFWLDEARDTSREAWLVLQGRLRHPGGPLRGDLTSTPAGLDHWLYEEFASPERRPDTRLVTGTSYDNALNLPPGYLAGLENAYTGDWFEQEVNARFVNTASGRCYYAFIRQRHAHEPVARHADQPVHVGVDFNISPMSAVFAQHDGETISVFTEWSERNSNTPRLVDAISAIAGSRSVPVLVYPDASGAARQTAGDSDHALLKRAGFQVNAPRSNPAQRDRVQTVNVAFSRNRLRIDPAARQLIRSLEATRWKEGRNEIDKGPSVEHLSDALGYLVCHLEPVLLPRVSVSSHRL, encoded by the coding sequence ATGGCAGGCGGCCTTCTCGTCCCCCACCCCCGCCAGCGGGAGTTCCTGGAGGCGGAGGAGAAGTTCGTCCTCTACGCGGGCGGCATCGGCAGCGGAAAGACCACGGCCGGGGCGATCCGGTTCCTCCGGCGCGCCCGGGACCACGACACCAACGGCTACATCCTGGCGAACAGCTACGAGCAGCTCGACCGGGTGGCCGTGCAGGTGTTCATGTCGCTGGCCGAGGAGGGAGGCCACTCGCCCCGGCTCATCCGCAGCCGCCGCTCCATCGAGATGAAGGAGGCGCCGGCGAGGATCTTCTGGCACTCGACCGAGAACTACAACATGCTCCGCGGCGTCGAGATGGGCTTCTTCTGGCTGGACGAGGCCCGCGACACGAGCCGCGAGGCGTGGCTGGTGCTCCAGGGAAGGCTCCGCCACCCTGGCGGGCCGCTCCGGGGCGACCTTACCTCGACTCCGGCCGGCCTCGACCACTGGCTCTACGAGGAGTTCGCCTCGCCCGAGCGGCGGCCGGACACCCGGCTCGTCACGGGCACCTCCTACGACAACGCCCTGAACCTGCCGCCCGGATATCTCGCCGGACTGGAAAATGCCTACACGGGCGACTGGTTCGAGCAGGAGGTGAACGCGCGGTTCGTGAACACGGCGAGCGGCCGCTGCTACTACGCCTTCATCCGCCAGCGCCACGCCCATGAACCGGTCGCCCGCCACGCGGACCAGCCGGTGCATGTGGGCGTTGATTTCAACATCTCGCCCATGTCGGCGGTGTTCGCCCAGCACGACGGGGAAACCATCTCCGTTTTTACCGAATGGTCGGAGCGCAACTCCAACACGCCCCGGCTCGTTGACGCCATCAGCGCCATCGCCGGAAGCCGGTCGGTGCCCGTGCTGGTCTACCCGGACGCCTCCGGCGCGGCGAGACAGACGGCGGGGGATTCGGACCACGCGCTGCTGAAGCGCGCCGGTTTCCAGGTGAACGCGCCCAGGTCCAACCCCGCCCAGCGCGACCGGGTGCAGACGGTGAACGTCGCCTTCAGCCGGAACCGGCTCCGGATCGACCCCGCGGCGCGGCAGCTCATCCGCTCGCTGGAGGCGACCCGCTGGAAGGAGGGCAGGAACGAGATCGACAAGGGGCCGTCGGTGGAGCACCTCTCCGATGCCCTTGGCTACCTCGTCTGCCACCTGGAACCGGTCCTGTTGCCGAGGGTGAGTGTCAGTTCCCACAGGCTTTGA
- a CDS encoding HAMP domain-containing histidine kinase produces the protein MEATGKNMRWQDRIISQLMHLLDWSPVDKSLLIAGTTAVFILFVVLSFTPLLSDAEGAAYMNREYLALFMKTLLSMNIVWAAILIWGFAIRKRDPQNHAIVLATIVFYSGTFGYGSYSTGPLTSPYAGLVFVGGTFVAMLLFEIRDAMIGVTVGSLVIVGTTIAERFGYIPYAPLMAGAPYEDGRLSGAWLVAMGGAFLFIMIECIVLSVYIVKRWRDREEALAEAYVLLKDSKDQLIRAEALASLGSLVTGAAHELRNPLASSGSILQTLTDEIGQSATLSADDRQAALGMLQLALKGHGRAAAIVDRLYELAEHLEKAPSQIPVESVLTDVRRKYPAVEIACGPEAAVRLVDGRPVTTAVMNLLENAAQSESREPVRLTIRPRGNEIEIEVADTGRGIPEQLHASLFKPFATLQKAGEGHGAGLGLYIVHELVTRQGGNVTFDSAPGRGTTVRVRVPAA, from the coding sequence TTGGAAGCAACCGGCAAGAACATGCGCTGGCAGGACCGGATCATCAGCCAGCTGATGCACCTTCTGGACTGGAGTCCGGTGGACAAGTCGCTGCTCATCGCCGGGACGACGGCGGTGTTCATCCTCTTCGTCGTCCTCAGTTTCACCCCTCTGCTCAGCGATGCGGAGGGCGCGGCCTACATGAACCGGGAGTATCTCGCCCTGTTCATGAAGACGCTGCTCAGCATGAACATCGTCTGGGCGGCCATCCTCATCTGGGGTTTCGCCATCCGGAAGCGCGATCCGCAGAACCACGCCATCGTGCTGGCGACCATCGTCTTCTACTCCGGCACTTTCGGTTACGGTTCCTACAGTACCGGTCCGCTCACGAGTCCCTATGCCGGGCTGGTGTTCGTGGGCGGAACCTTCGTCGCCATGCTCCTGTTCGAGATCCGCGATGCCATGATCGGCGTGACGGTGGGCTCGCTCGTCATTGTCGGGACGACCATCGCCGAGCGGTTCGGTTACATCCCCTACGCGCCGCTGATGGCCGGCGCCCCTTATGAGGACGGCCGCCTTTCGGGCGCCTGGCTTGTCGCGATGGGCGGCGCGTTCCTGTTCATCATGATCGAGTGCATCGTGCTCTCGGTCTATATCGTCAAGCGGTGGCGCGACCGGGAGGAGGCGCTCGCCGAGGCCTACGTCCTGCTGAAGGACTCCAAGGACCAGCTCATCCGTGCCGAGGCGCTCGCCTCGCTGGGCTCGCTGGTGACGGGCGCGGCCCATGAGCTGAGGAATCCGCTGGCATCGAGCGGCTCCATCCTCCAGACGCTCACCGACGAGATCGGGCAGTCGGCGACGCTCTCGGCCGACGACAGGCAGGCCGCCCTGGGCATGCTCCAGCTCGCGCTGAAGGGCCACGGGCGCGCCGCGGCGATCGTGGACCGTCTGTACGAGCTGGCCGAGCACCTGGAAAAGGCCCCGTCGCAGATTCCCGTGGAGTCGGTCCTCACGGATGTCCGCAGGAAATACCCCGCCGTGGAGATCGCCTGCGGTCCGGAGGCGGCAGTGCGGCTCGTGGACGGCAGGCCGGTCACGACCGCCGTGATGAACCTGCTGGAGAACGCCGCCCAGTCGGAAAGCCGCGAGCCGGTCCGGCTCACGATCCGCCCTCGCGGAAACGAGATCGAGATCGAGGTGGCCGATACCGGCCGCGGAATCCCCGAACAGCTCCATGCGTCGCTCTTCAAGCCGTTCGCCACGCTCCAGAAGGCCGGCGAGGGTCACGGCGCGGGGCTGGGGCTCTACATCGTCCATGAGCTCGTCACCCGGCAGGGCGGCAACGTCACGTTCGACAGCGCGCCCGGCCGTGGAACCACCGTGCGGGTGCGGGTTCCGGCCGCCTGA
- a CDS encoding ComF family protein — translation MPRWKDFAAPLLDWLIPARCAFCTKNPAARGSSLCLGCRQRLEPVREPWCPLCGEPWRFAATVSMSDAAASHPCPRCLKSPPPFERVRSAFVYREPLKGAVSRLKFGGDLALLRPLEELFGEAFGEVVEPGAVIASVPPAPGKLKERGFDLAHRLARRLAAVHGSSTIRTDLLAPTGEGTEQAGLKYREREANARLRFRAAGARLEGTPVVYLVDDVCTTAATLRACAAILKSQGAGTVRGLTLARTVQE, via the coding sequence ATGCCCCGCTGGAAGGATTTCGCCGCGCCGCTGCTCGACTGGCTGATCCCGGCCCGCTGCGCCTTCTGCACGAAAAACCCGGCGGCGCGGGGCAGCTCGCTCTGTCTGGGCTGCCGGCAAAGGCTGGAGCCCGTACGGGAGCCCTGGTGTCCCCTCTGCGGCGAGCCCTGGCGCTTCGCCGCCACTGTTTCCATGAGCGACGCGGCCGCCTCGCACCCCTGTCCCCGCTGCCTGAAAAGCCCGCCCCCCTTCGAGCGGGTCCGCTCGGCGTTCGTCTACCGGGAGCCGCTGAAAGGGGCGGTCTCGCGGCTCAAGTTCGGGGGCGACCTCGCCCTCCTGCGCCCGCTGGAAGAGCTGTTCGGGGAGGCGTTCGGCGAGGTGGTGGAGCCGGGCGCGGTCATCGCCAGCGTTCCGCCCGCGCCGGGAAAGCTGAAGGAGCGCGGGTTCGACCTCGCCCACCGGCTCGCCCGGCGTCTGGCGGCCGTTCACGGCAGTTCCACCATCCGCACGGACCTCCTTGCCCCAACGGGCGAGGGGACCGAGCAGGCGGGGCTCAAGTACCGCGAGCGGGAGGCGAATGCGCGCCTGCGGTTCCGGGCGGCGGGTGCCCGCCTTGAGGGAACTCCCGTGGTCTATCTGGTGGACGATGTCTGCACGACGGCGGCGACGCTCAGGGCCTGCGCCGCCATCCTGAAATCCCAGGGGGCGGGAACGGTGCGGGGGCTCACCCTCGCCCGGACGGTGCAGGAGTAG
- a CDS encoding PhoH family protein: MIFYVLDTNVLLFDPQAIAKFGSEYVVVPITVLEELDTFKRDQTELGRNARMVMRYLDALRSKGLISHGVELEGGGKLIVAVGFETDLRLLPDDLDSHKADNRILSVALAIQQGNLFSQFTADGPSILRTSRPDVCVVSRDVNLRIKADALGLKANDYQVGPTRNLDDLYRRLREIHVEPETIDRLYREGQIRYEPEEGEPPLAVNECVALIDRYVPSHTALARQRENGTSGLFLVKPPKESVWGVRPRNREQVFAMDLLLDDRVSLVSLVGKAGTGKTLLAIACALMRTADDHRYQKLLVSRPIFPLGRDLGYLPGDVDEKLKPWMQPIFDNVEYLLGSESEGSSGNESGGGRRRGGDYARGGHKRRRYQDLIDLGILEIEPLTYIRGRTIPHQFMIVDEAQNLTPHEIKTILTRAGEGTKVVLTGDPHQIDNPYVDSISNGLTYVIEKFRGEAVAGHMVLTHGERSELAEKSANLL, from the coding sequence TTGATATTCTACGTACTCGACACCAACGTCCTGCTGTTCGACCCGCAAGCGATCGCCAAGTTCGGCTCCGAATACGTCGTCGTGCCGATCACGGTGCTGGAGGAGCTGGACACCTTCAAGCGCGACCAGACGGAACTGGGGCGGAACGCCCGCATGGTGATGCGCTACCTGGACGCGCTCCGCTCCAAGGGGCTCATCAGCCACGGCGTCGAGCTCGAAGGGGGCGGGAAGCTGATCGTCGCCGTGGGGTTCGAGACGGATCTCCGCCTTCTCCCCGACGATCTCGACAGCCACAAGGCCGACAACCGGATCCTTTCGGTCGCCCTCGCCATCCAGCAGGGAAACCTCTTTTCGCAGTTCACCGCCGACGGCCCCTCCATCCTGAGGACGAGCCGCCCGGATGTCTGCGTCGTCTCCCGCGATGTGAACCTCCGCATCAAGGCCGACGCCCTGGGCCTGAAGGCGAACGACTACCAGGTGGGCCCCACCCGGAACCTCGACGACCTCTACCGGCGCCTGAGGGAAATCCACGTGGAGCCGGAGACCATAGACCGGCTCTACCGCGAGGGGCAGATCCGCTACGAGCCGGAGGAAGGCGAGCCGCCGCTCGCCGTGAACGAGTGCGTCGCCCTCATTGACCGCTACGTGCCGAGCCACACGGCGCTGGCCCGCCAGCGGGAGAACGGCACCAGCGGGCTTTTCCTCGTCAAGCCGCCCAAGGAGTCGGTCTGGGGCGTGCGGCCCAGGAACCGCGAGCAGGTGTTCGCCATGGACCTGCTGCTCGACGACCGGGTATCGCTCGTCTCGCTCGTGGGGAAGGCCGGCACCGGCAAGACGCTGCTCGCCATCGCCTGCGCGCTCATGCGGACGGCCGACGACCACCGCTACCAGAAGCTCCTCGTCTCAAGGCCGATCTTCCCGCTGGGGCGCGACCTTGGCTACCTCCCCGGCGACGTGGACGAGAAGCTCAAGCCCTGGATGCAGCCCATCTTCGACAACGTGGAGTACCTGCTCGGCTCCGAGTCCGAGGGGTCATCGGGCAACGAGAGCGGCGGGGGCCGCCGCCGGGGCGGCGACTATGCCCGCGGCGGGCACAAGCGCCGCCGCTACCAGGACCTCATTGACCTCGGCATCCTGGAAATCGAGCCGCTCACCTACATCCGCGGCCGGACGATCCCGCACCAGTTCATGATCGTGGACGAGGCGCAGAACCTCACGCCCCACGAGATCAAGACGATCCTCACCCGCGCCGGCGAGGGGACGAAGGTGGTCCTCACCGGCGACCCGCACCAGATCGACAACCCCTATGTCGATTCGATCTCCAACGGGCTTACCTACGTGATCGAGAAGTTCCGGGGCGAGGCCGTCGCCGGGCACATGGTCCTCACCCACGGCGAGCGGAGCGAGCTGGCCGAGAAGTCGGCGAACCTGCTGTAG
- a CDS encoding tetratricopeptide repeat protein — MVSASRLLTPVSLGAALALLSLHAASCDRMGRDVRLREQAQAALRASKPAEAADLFFQAYEASPRGPHAARNLYDFARTEELELNRPEFAVEVYVRFTTSFPKDALAPEALERAARLYSERLDNPQKAIDVLVRLGNDYPDFARAGQARLNVAREYEKIGNRDQAYAKYEQFLRDFPGSPLAPRAWYLLAALQSMQGSYPEAVKSLDTAEAALFSDPGIAASEAPDFLDLVRIERARALENMEMPAEAVESYRSVSAHYPGASVIRARIEALETKLAEKAEKGTR; from the coding sequence ATGGTTTCCGCCAGCAGGCTCCTCACGCCGGTCTCCCTGGGCGCCGCCCTCGCCCTTCTGTCGCTCCATGCCGCCTCCTGCGACCGCATGGGGCGCGACGTGCGGCTCCGGGAGCAGGCGCAGGCCGCGCTCCGGGCGTCGAAGCCCGCCGAGGCGGCCGACCTGTTCTTCCAGGCCTACGAGGCGAGCCCCCGCGGCCCCCACGCCGCCCGCAACCTCTATGACTTCGCCCGCACCGAGGAGCTGGAACTGAACCGGCCGGAGTTCGCCGTCGAGGTGTACGTCCGGTTCACGACCTCCTTTCCGAAAGACGCCCTGGCCCCGGAGGCACTGGAGCGGGCGGCGAGACTCTATTCCGAGCGGCTCGACAACCCGCAGAAGGCCATTGATGTCCTGGTCCGGCTGGGGAACGACTACCCGGATTTCGCCCGTGCGGGGCAGGCGCGGCTCAACGTCGCCCGCGAATACGAGAAGATCGGCAACCGCGACCAGGCGTACGCCAAGTACGAGCAGTTTCTCCGCGACTTTCCCGGTTCGCCGCTGGCCCCGCGTGCGTGGTACCTGCTCGCCGCGCTCCAGTCCATGCAGGGGAGCTACCCGGAGGCGGTCAAGAGCCTCGACACGGCCGAGGCGGCCCTCTTTTCGGATCCCGGTATCGCCGCGTCCGAGGCACCCGACTTCCTTGACCTCGTGCGGATCGAGCGGGCCCGCGCCCTAGAAAACATGGAAATGCCGGCCGAGGCGGTGGAGAGCTACCGGAGCGTCTCGGCCCACTACCCCGGCGCCTCCGTGATCCGCGCCCGCATCGAGGCACTGGAGACGAAGCTCGCCGAAAAGGCCGAGAAGGGAACCCGGTAG